The following coding sequences lie in one Winslowiella toletana genomic window:
- a CDS encoding IS5 family transposase gives MAKQTFKITNWADYNKALVNRGSLTFWLDESAVQAWYDEPNASSRGRPQRYSELAISTVLMLKRVFHLTLRAAQGFIDSIFTLMKLPLRCPDYSCVSRRAKSVNIPFKTPTRGEIAHLVIDSTGLKVFGEGEWKVKKHGQEKRRVWRKLHLALDAGTHEVICADLSLNNVTDAEAFPGLIGLTHRKIRVACADGAYDTKRCHDELRRKKIKALIPPRTGAGYWSPEYADRNQAVARQRLTGSNAYWKWHTAYNRRSVAETAMYRVKQLFGGHLTLRDNDAQVGEAMAMIRALNKMTRAGMPESVRIA, from the coding sequence GTGGCAAAACAAACGTTCAAAATCACCAACTGGGCTGACTACAACAAGGCGCTCGTCAACCGGGGCTCACTGACATTCTGGCTTGATGAGTCGGCCGTACAGGCCTGGTATGACGAGCCCAACGCGTCTTCACGTGGTCGTCCTCAACGTTATTCTGAGCTCGCTATTTCTACCGTACTGATGCTCAAACGCGTTTTTCACCTCACGCTGCGCGCCGCGCAGGGATTTATTGACTCCATTTTTACCCTGATGAAGCTTCCGCTCAGGTGCCCGGATTATTCCTGCGTCAGCAGACGGGCGAAGTCCGTCAATATCCCGTTCAAGACCCCCACCCGCGGCGAAATAGCCCATCTTGTTATCGACTCCACCGGATTAAAAGTCTTCGGTGAAGGTGAGTGGAAGGTGAAAAAACACGGTCAGGAAAAGCGCCGCGTCTGGCGTAAACTGCACCTGGCGTTAGACGCCGGTACACATGAGGTTATCTGCGCTGACCTTTCCCTGAACAATGTGACGGATGCAGAGGCATTCCCGGGCCTGATCGGTCTGACGCACCGGAAAATCAGGGTCGCCTGCGCCGACGGGGCTTATGACACTAAACGTTGCCACGACGAGCTAAGACGCAAGAAAATTAAGGCGCTTATCCCGCCGCGAACGGGCGCCGGTTACTGGTCACCGGAATATGCCGACAGAAATCAGGCAGTGGCGAGGCAACGACTTACCGGGAGCAATGCGTACTGGAAATGGCACACGGCTTACAACCGACGTTCGGTGGCAGAAACGGCGATGTACCGTGTTAAACAACTGTTCGGTGGGCATCTTACGCTGCGGGATAATGATGCGCAGGTTGGAGAAGCGATGGCCATGATCCGTGCCTTAAACAAAATGACGCGAGCAGGTATGCCAGAAAGTGTACGAATTGCCTGA
- a CDS encoding GNAT family N-acetyltransferase encodes MLRLHAVGQPSAHFLVVLVRASDERPAGFMWVRSAEDLTGTRCIEIFVVHVAKPMRGKGGGQLLISLAIEGYGQHRITARCYPASALMNRMLRQRGFEVMGTSERGAHYLCRLPS; translated from the coding sequence GTGCTCAGATTGCACGCCGTCGGTCAGCCTTCGGCACACTTCCTGGTGGTGCTGGTTCGTGCGTCTGATGAACGGCCGGCCGGGTTTATGTGGGTGCGTTCAGCGGAGGATCTTACCGGTACACGCTGTATCGAGATATTTGTGGTACACGTTGCAAAACCCATGCGGGGTAAAGGCGGGGGGCAACTTCTGATTTCCCTGGCGATTGAGGGTTACGGACAGCACCGAATTACAGCCAGGTGTTATCCCGCTTCTGCCCTGATGAACAGAATGCTTAGGCAGCGGGGATTTGAAGTCATGGGCACGTCAGAACGTGGCGCTCATTACCTTTGCCGGCTTCCATCATAA
- a CDS encoding ParA family protein — MADKVLDLQAFVIAAMSNKGGPGKTSSTTNTAVALALMGNRVLVVDADQQANATEVLTHGKKFYAQFGPTICDLYSNQKFNVRDVIIPAKNGGEDIPGLFLIPSDPSFERVMENSMARPHREKILLRHLKPVLSEFDFILIDCSPALNLSSTNAAYIADHVIIPIDGGSFSLTGAETVLDYLDEIKEEKFSNYSLFRNEFNSSKKKMNTFLQDELEGNERFKNNVLTTRIRADENIAQAQVVCKPLYFYKRGALVLNDYRAMAKEIMTIKEGAL, encoded by the coding sequence ATGGCTGATAAAGTTTTGGATTTGCAGGCATTCGTCATTGCAGCAATGAGTAATAAAGGAGGGCCTGGTAAAACGTCTTCCACTACCAATACTGCCGTCGCCCTTGCCCTGATGGGAAATCGCGTGCTGGTTGTCGATGCCGATCAGCAGGCGAACGCGACAGAGGTGCTGACGCATGGCAAAAAATTCTATGCTCAGTTTGGGCCGACAATCTGCGATTTGTACAGCAATCAGAAATTTAACGTACGTGATGTCATTATCCCCGCCAAAAATGGTGGGGAGGATATTCCGGGACTCTTCCTGATCCCGTCCGACCCCTCTTTTGAGCGCGTCATGGAAAACAGTATGGCCAGGCCACATCGGGAAAAAATTCTGCTCCGCCACCTCAAGCCGGTGTTAAGCGAGTTCGACTTTATCCTTATCGACTGCTCGCCGGCGCTGAACCTGTCTTCAACCAATGCAGCGTATATCGCGGATCATGTCATTATCCCAATAGATGGCGGTTCTTTCTCGCTGACTGGTGCAGAGACCGTGCTGGATTATCTGGATGAGATTAAAGAAGAAAAGTTCTCTAATTACAGCCTGTTCCGGAACGAGTTCAACAGTTCCAAGAAGAAGATGAATACATTCCTGCAGGATGAACTTGAAGGGAACGAGCGCTTTAAAAATAACGTGCTTACTACCCGTATACGCGCCGACGAGAACATTGCCCAGGCCCAGGTGGTGTGTAAGCCTCTCTATTTTTATAAGCGTGGTGCTCTGGTACTGAACGACTACCGGGCTATGGCAAAAGAAATTATGACTATTAAAGAAGGAGCACTCTGA